Proteins encoded by one window of candidate division KSB1 bacterium:
- a CDS encoding DNA-3-methyladenine glycosylase, translated as MKEDLIDQDFFAQNTLTVARELLGMKLQYNGCEGIIVETEAYRDDAASHAMTRPKKGAMLRETYGCIYIFFIYGMYHCLNFTTEKEGVGAVLIRAVQPLLGLEAMKERRQTNTIKNLTSGPGKLFQAFEFNSGVHGEQVGRSVFLQRYLKQSSFEIATSSRIGISKAVDLQWRFFIKGNDFVSK; from the coding sequence GTGAAGGAAGATCTAATCGACCAGGATTTTTTTGCCCAAAACACTTTAACTGTGGCGCGAGAACTTCTTGGCATGAAACTACAATATAACGGCTGTGAAGGCATCATTGTCGAAACCGAAGCCTACCGCGATGACGCAGCTTCCCACGCCATGACCAGGCCAAAAAAAGGCGCAATGCTTCGCGAAACCTACGGCTGCATTTATATTTTCTTTATTTACGGAATGTACCACTGCCTGAACTTCACCACGGAGAAAGAAGGAGTCGGCGCAGTTTTGATCAGGGCCGTGCAGCCGCTTTTGGGATTAGAGGCTATGAAGGAACGCCGGCAAACAAATACCATAAAAAACCTCACGAGCGGCCCCGGCAAACTATTTCAAGCTTTCGAGTTTAATTCGGGAGTACATGGGGAGCAAGTCGGCCGGTCTGTTTTCTTACAACGCTATTTAAAACAAAGCAGTTTCGAGATTGCAACGAGTTCAAGAATCGGAATTTCCAAAGCAGTGGATTTGCAGTGGCGGTTTTTTATAAAAGGAAATGATTTTGTGAGTAAATAG